In a single window of the Streptacidiphilus sp. P02-A3a genome:
- a CDS encoding acyl carrier protein, producing the protein MSGLPLPDRAAVVAMLARYGDRPSEAVPESLGSLELTWLIAEFEQSYQIELDLDDDRLDAVRTVDDATGLLRAAVEAARTAGAART; encoded by the coding sequence GTGAGCGGGCTGCCGCTCCCCGACCGGGCCGCGGTGGTGGCCATGCTCGCCCGCTACGGCGACCGTCCGTCCGAGGCCGTCCCGGAGAGTCTGGGGTCGCTGGAACTCACGTGGTTGATAGCGGAGTTCGAGCAGTCCTACCAGATCGAGCTGGACCTGGACGACGACCGGCTGGACGCGGTGCGGACCGTGGACGACGCCACCGGCCTGCTGCGTGCGGCAGTCGAGGCGGCCCGGACCGCGGGGGCCGCGCGGACATGA
- a CDS encoding methyltransferase domain-containing protein: MSKQSASFPGWDWDDPDRLAGQLDDFSAQVAVCEKLEPVGALPHSRQDFQELGLTGIEFAAFRTAHPEGLGTDLTPLRSPELSSEPGTLYRVDGERSFTQLDIGRPLPFADASVDWVYAEHLIEHVTMPVAVGWLTEARRVLRPGGVLRLTTPDLARYLHGYAADDGFLARHRRRLSMLGFGPPMPQRKAFLVNQIFRYYGHQWIYDLDELRHVLVRAGFAAEDVRHCAYRTGVRADVADLDTPFRTDETVYVEADR; the protein is encoded by the coding sequence ATGTCAAAGCAGTCGGCTTCATTTCCGGGATGGGACTGGGACGACCCTGATCGGCTCGCCGGACAACTCGACGACTTCAGCGCGCAAGTAGCCGTCTGCGAGAAACTCGAACCCGTCGGGGCGCTGCCGCACAGTCGCCAGGACTTCCAGGAACTCGGCCTCACCGGCATTGAGTTCGCGGCCTTCAGGACCGCGCACCCGGAAGGGCTGGGCACCGACCTGACCCCCCTGCGCAGCCCCGAGCTCAGCAGCGAGCCGGGCACCCTCTACCGGGTGGACGGCGAGCGCAGCTTCACCCAGCTCGACATCGGCCGGCCGCTGCCGTTCGCGGACGCCAGCGTCGACTGGGTCTACGCCGAACACCTCATCGAGCACGTCACCATGCCCGTCGCCGTCGGCTGGCTGACCGAGGCCCGCCGGGTGCTGCGGCCCGGTGGCGTGCTCCGGCTGACCACCCCCGACCTGGCCCGCTACCTGCACGGCTACGCGGCCGACGACGGCTTCCTGGCCCGCCACCGGCGGCGGCTGAGCATGCTCGGCTTCGGGCCGCCGATGCCGCAGCGCAAGGCCTTCCTGGTCAACCAGATCTTCCGCTACTACGGCCACCAGTGGATCTACGACCTGGACGAGCTGCGGCACGTCCTGGTCCGCGCCGGGTTCGCCGCCGAGGACGTCCGCCACTGCGCCTACCGCACCGGCGTCCGCGCCGACGTGGCCGACCTCGACACGCCGTTCCGCACCGACGAGACGGTCTACGTCGAGGCCGACCGCTGA
- a CDS encoding ABC transporter permease produces MKLARDTWLVFQRQLLLMARTPVWIAVGVIQPIFYLLLFAPLLKSALAPMGAKTYAETYQIYVPGLLAVLVIFGGLFTGFSLLGELRAGIIERARVTPVSRLALLLGRALREVVALLLQAVIITLLALPFGLRVNPLNLLLAYLLMALLALMTSSVSYGIALLVPNDAALAPVVNTVAQPIALLSGVLLPLALAPTWLRSIARWNPFYWAVQGMRALFSGNGGAPAVWESLAIVVVLTVVAVGWSARLFADRVR; encoded by the coding sequence ATGAAGCTCGCCCGCGACACCTGGCTGGTCTTCCAGCGACAGCTGCTGCTGATGGCCCGTACCCCGGTGTGGATCGCCGTCGGGGTCATCCAGCCCATCTTCTACCTGCTGCTCTTCGCACCGCTGCTGAAGTCGGCGCTGGCCCCGATGGGCGCGAAGACCTACGCCGAGACGTACCAGATCTACGTACCGGGCCTGTTGGCCGTGCTGGTGATCTTCGGCGGACTGTTCACCGGTTTCAGCCTGCTCGGCGAGTTGCGGGCGGGGATCATCGAGCGGGCCCGGGTGACCCCGGTGAGCCGGCTGGCGCTGCTGCTCGGCCGGGCACTGCGCGAGGTGGTGGCGCTGCTGCTACAGGCCGTGATCATCACCCTGCTGGCGCTGCCGTTCGGGCTGCGGGTCAATCCGCTGAACCTGCTGCTGGCCTACCTGCTGATGGCCCTGCTAGCGCTGATGACCTCGTCCGTCTCCTACGGCATCGCCCTGCTGGTGCCCAACGACGCGGCGCTGGCACCGGTGGTGAACACCGTGGCGCAGCCGATCGCGCTGCTCTCCGGGGTGCTGCTGCCACTGGCGCTGGCCCCGACCTGGCTGCGCTCGATCGCCCGCTGGAACCCCTTCTACTGGGCCGTACAGGGCATGCGGGCGCTGTTCTCCGGCAACGGCGGCGCGCCCGCCGTGTGGGAGAGCCTGGCCATCGTGGTGGTGCTGACCGTGGTCGCGGTCGGCTGGTCGGCCCGGCTGTTCGCGGACCGGGTGCGCTGA
- a CDS encoding alpha-hydroxy acid oxidase — protein sequence MGPLSLAEVEREARIRLPPESWDFIQGGSGAERTLAANLAQFDGYTLRPRVLVDVSDCDPSLELLGDRWSAPLGIAPMAYHQLAHPEGELATARAAGRAGLPLVAGIFASRTLEQIAAAATGPLWLQLYWLRRREALAALVERAEAAGYRALVLTVDAPRVGRRLRDARNGFTVPEGVRAVNLDPSLMAASHRRTEGASGIEVHAREQFDPALTWADLSWLRERSSLPLVLKGILTAEDARRAVDHGAAAVVVSNHGGRQLDGAPPTLAVLPEVVDAVPAEVPVLVDGGFRQGTDIAVALALGARAVLIGRPVLWGLARAGEAGVDHVLALLRAELDDAMALLGRPRLRDFDRGAVGRGCE from the coding sequence GTGGGTCCGCTCTCCCTGGCCGAGGTGGAACGCGAAGCCCGGATCCGGCTTCCGCCGGAATCCTGGGACTTCATCCAGGGCGGGAGCGGGGCCGAGCGCACGCTGGCGGCCAACCTCGCCCAGTTCGACGGGTACACGCTGCGCCCGCGGGTGCTGGTCGACGTCTCCGACTGCGATCCCTCGCTCGAACTGCTGGGCGACCGGTGGTCCGCGCCGCTCGGCATCGCACCCATGGCGTACCATCAGCTGGCCCATCCCGAGGGGGAGCTGGCCACCGCCCGGGCCGCCGGGCGGGCGGGATTGCCGCTGGTGGCGGGCATCTTCGCGAGTCGGACGCTGGAGCAGATCGCCGCGGCGGCCACTGGTCCGCTCTGGCTTCAGCTGTACTGGCTGCGGCGGCGCGAGGCGCTGGCGGCGCTGGTCGAGCGGGCCGAGGCGGCCGGGTACCGGGCGCTGGTGCTGACCGTCGACGCGCCCCGGGTGGGTCGGCGGCTGCGGGACGCCCGGAACGGCTTCACCGTCCCCGAGGGGGTGCGCGCGGTCAACCTGGACCCGTCGCTGATGGCCGCCAGCCACCGCCGGACCGAGGGTGCCTCCGGCATCGAGGTGCACGCGCGCGAGCAGTTCGATCCCGCGCTGACCTGGGCGGATCTGTCCTGGCTGCGGGAACGCAGCAGCCTGCCGCTGGTGCTCAAGGGCATCCTCACCGCCGAGGACGCCAGGCGGGCGGTCGACCACGGAGCGGCGGCGGTGGTGGTGTCCAACCACGGCGGGCGCCAGCTCGACGGCGCGCCGCCGACCCTGGCGGTGCTGCCGGAGGTGGTCGACGCCGTCCCGGCGGAGGTTCCGGTGCTGGTGGACGGCGGTTTCCGGCAGGGGACCGACATCGCCGTGGCGCTGGCGCTGGGCGCGCGGGCGGTGCTGATCGGCCGCCCGGTGCTCTGGGGTCTGGCCCGCGCCGGGGAGGCCGGGGTGGACCACGTGCTGGCCCTGTTGCGGGCCGAATTGGACGATGCCATGGCGTTGTTGGGGCGTCCCCGATTGCGTGATTTCGATCGCGGCGCGGTCGGCCGCGGGTGTGAGTGA
- a CDS encoding ATP-binding cassette domain-containing protein produces the protein MIETVGLRKSFQSRNRRETTTVDAVRGIDLSVPAGEIFGFLGPNGAGKTTTLRMLATLIRPDGGEARIAGADLRTDPAGVRRRIGYVAQGGGTTDGVSGREELVHQARLFGISKADAQRHAEAALTAFDLSEYADRHCATYSGGQRRRVDIALGVIHSPKVLFLDEPTVGLDPPSRTRVWEEVRRLRAEGMTVFVTTHYLDEADALCDRIGIIDHGEIVAEGTPDGLKQEIAGDVLLVGLEADSTGNSADIGEQAAKVLRDAPYLHRLEQQEDGSLRLYVESGPTAIPQVLRTLEGCGAVPTTVQLQRPSLDDVFLARTGRSLQQS, from the coding sequence TTGATCGAGACCGTGGGACTGCGCAAATCCTTCCAGTCCCGGAACCGCCGCGAGACCACCACCGTTGACGCCGTACGCGGCATCGACCTGTCCGTCCCCGCTGGGGAGATCTTCGGTTTCCTCGGCCCGAACGGCGCCGGGAAGACCACCACCCTGCGCATGCTGGCCACGCTGATCCGCCCGGACGGCGGCGAGGCCCGGATCGCCGGGGCCGACCTGCGCACCGACCCCGCCGGGGTCCGCCGCCGGATCGGCTACGTCGCCCAGGGCGGCGGCACCACCGACGGCGTCAGCGGACGCGAGGAACTCGTGCACCAGGCGCGGCTGTTCGGCATCAGCAAGGCCGACGCCCAACGCCATGCCGAGGCCGCGCTGACCGCCTTCGACCTGTCCGAGTACGCCGACCGCCACTGCGCCACCTACTCCGGCGGCCAACGCCGCCGGGTGGACATCGCCCTGGGCGTGATCCACAGCCCCAAGGTGCTGTTCCTGGACGAGCCCACGGTGGGGCTCGACCCGCCCAGCCGTACCCGGGTGTGGGAGGAGGTGCGCCGCCTCCGCGCCGAGGGCATGACCGTCTTCGTCACCACCCACTACCTGGACGAGGCGGACGCGCTGTGCGACCGCATCGGCATCATCGACCACGGCGAGATCGTCGCCGAGGGCACCCCGGACGGCCTCAAGCAGGAGATCGCCGGTGACGTGCTGCTGGTCGGCCTGGAGGCCGACAGCACCGGCAACAGCGCGGACATCGGCGAGCAGGCCGCCAAGGTGCTGCGTGACGCGCCGTACCTGCACCGGCTGGAGCAGCAGGAGGACGGCAGCCTGCGGCTGTACGTGGAGAGCGGCCCGACCGCCATCCCGCAGGTGCTGCGCACGCTGGAGGGCTGCGGTGCGGTGCCGACCACCGTGCAGCTGCAACGGCCCAGCCTGGACGACGTCTTCCTGGCCCGTACCGGCCGTTCGCTCCAGCAGTCCTGA
- a CDS encoding beta-ketoacyl synthase, which yields MTAAAPSPAARRPARESAVVTGVGLVTPVGRKPEEVFDALLGGRSGITAVPLGHPAHGWLPAAGISPAIDGREVLPPTETRCVDRFVLLALAAADDALADAGLVVGRDVDPRRIAVVLATGGGGLETFEQQSHRRLERGRPGVSPYLLPGMLSNMATARIAIKYGIRGYSSAIVTACAAGAQAVAEALRLIRAGDADVVVCGGSEASLHPTIAAAFTNARALSYGWDNPEQASRPFDRRRNGFVLGEGSAVLVVERAAHADARGAAGYADLTGWGASTDAHHPTMPRPDGEGAADSMRAALDDAGLAPADVGYVNAHGTGTKIGDIAETAALRSVFGDDQPAVSSTKGATGHLLGASGAVEAVVTALAVARGVLPPTLNLDDPDPACELDHVRDRARAAPIRAALSNSFAFGGHNLSLIFGPPTTRAIRHQSGEFR from the coding sequence GTGACCGCCGCCGCGCCGTCCCCCGCGGCCCGCCGCCCGGCCCGGGAGTCCGCCGTGGTGACCGGCGTCGGCCTGGTCACCCCGGTCGGCCGGAAGCCGGAGGAGGTCTTCGACGCGTTGCTCGGCGGGCGGAGCGGGATCACCGCGGTACCGCTGGGCCACCCGGCCCACGGCTGGCTGCCGGCCGCCGGGATCTCCCCCGCCATCGACGGTCGGGAGGTGCTGCCGCCCACCGAGACCCGCTGCGTGGACCGGTTCGTGCTGCTCGCCCTGGCCGCGGCCGACGACGCCCTGGCCGACGCGGGCCTGGTGGTCGGTCGGGACGTCGACCCGCGCCGGATCGCGGTGGTCCTCGCCACCGGCGGCGGCGGTCTGGAGACCTTCGAGCAGCAGTCGCACCGGCGGCTGGAGCGCGGACGCCCCGGCGTCAGCCCGTACCTGCTGCCCGGCATGCTGTCCAACATGGCGACCGCCCGGATCGCGATCAAGTACGGCATCCGGGGCTACAGTTCGGCGATCGTGACCGCCTGTGCGGCCGGGGCGCAGGCGGTGGCCGAGGCGCTGCGGCTGATCCGGGCGGGCGACGCGGACGTCGTGGTCTGCGGCGGCAGCGAGGCCTCGCTGCATCCCACGATCGCCGCCGCGTTCACCAACGCCCGAGCGCTGTCCTATGGTTGGGACAACCCGGAACAGGCCAGCCGGCCCTTCGACCGCCGCCGCAACGGCTTCGTGCTGGGCGAGGGCAGTGCCGTCCTGGTGGTCGAGCGGGCCGCACACGCGGACGCGCGCGGCGCGGCCGGTTACGCCGACCTCACCGGCTGGGGCGCCTCCACCGACGCGCACCACCCGACCATGCCGCGCCCGGACGGCGAGGGCGCGGCGGACTCCATGCGCGCGGCGCTGGACGACGCCGGGCTCGCCCCCGCCGACGTGGGCTACGTCAACGCGCACGGCACCGGCACCAAGATCGGCGACATCGCCGAGACCGCCGCGCTGCGCTCGGTCTTCGGCGACGACCAGCCCGCCGTCAGCTCCACCAAGGGCGCCACCGGGCACCTGCTCGGCGCGTCCGGCGCGGTCGAGGCCGTGGTCACCGCGCTGGCCGTGGCCCGCGGCGTGCTCCCGCCGACGCTCAACCTGGACGACCCCGATCCGGCCTGCGAGCTGGACCATGTCCGCGACCGCGCCCGGGCCGCGCCGATCCGGGCCGCCCTGTCCAACTCCTTCGCCTTCGGCGGCCACAACCTCAGCCTGATCTTCGGGCCGCCCACCACCCGTGCCATCAGACACCAGTCCGGGGAGTTCCGTTGA
- a CDS encoding class I adenylate-forming enzyme family protein, with the protein MALTGFPSAPPADVPQNWVELFLLAGQEQEACVQFGAMTHRGTLRALVSEQRARLAAAGLAPGGTLALRLPPSLAYVVNLLAGWQQGAQVMLLDYRLTEHEVRAALLRLEPQVLVRADRYPSGGLRGFAEVEPVVEPQPGGRPARTGHAVVQLSSGSTGPSKVIARTAADLLRELDCYRRLPDFPGPGERVVLLASMVHVLGLVGGLLNSLHARVPLTVPERMTAAGILAAVAAAPEPTTVIGVPFHAELLAGVQSPPPLTQLRRMVVAGELVHPEVPGAFTRRYRVPLGTMYGMTEVGVIATDLTGRHHPSVEPVHGMRLREADGELHIRTAGSPYLGLTDPTRWSDGWLHTRDAGRLDPANGRATVLGRRDSQVSIGGLKVDLTEVEQTLAALPVVREAVVVFTEGTIEAFLATEPGAGPEAVHDLVAGQLAGYKRPRSLSFLPALPRTATGKLLRDPAGLRAAAAAAVH; encoded by the coding sequence GTGGCGTTGACCGGTTTCCCCTCTGCCCCGCCTGCGGACGTACCGCAGAACTGGGTCGAGCTCTTCCTGCTGGCAGGCCAGGAGCAGGAGGCGTGCGTCCAGTTCGGGGCCATGACTCATCGCGGCACCCTGCGTGCCCTGGTGTCCGAGCAGCGCGCCCGGCTCGCCGCCGCCGGCCTGGCCCCCGGCGGCACGCTGGCGCTGCGACTCCCGCCCTCGTTGGCCTATGTGGTCAACCTGTTGGCGGGCTGGCAGCAGGGCGCGCAGGTGATGCTGCTCGACTACCGCCTCACCGAGCACGAGGTCCGGGCGGCGCTGCTGCGCCTGGAACCACAGGTACTGGTCCGGGCGGACCGCTACCCGTCGGGCGGGCTTCGCGGCTTCGCCGAGGTGGAGCCGGTGGTCGAGCCGCAGCCCGGCGGACGCCCGGCCCGGACCGGGCACGCCGTGGTGCAGCTCAGCTCCGGCTCGACCGGCCCGTCCAAGGTGATCGCCCGCACCGCGGCCGACCTGCTGCGCGAACTCGACTGCTACCGCAGGCTTCCGGACTTCCCCGGGCCCGGCGAGCGGGTGGTGCTGCTCGCCTCCATGGTGCATGTGCTGGGACTCGTCGGCGGGCTGCTCAACAGCCTGCACGCGCGGGTTCCGTTGACCGTGCCGGAGCGGATGACCGCGGCCGGGATCCTGGCGGCCGTGGCCGCCGCTCCGGAGCCGACCACGGTGATCGGTGTGCCGTTCCACGCGGAACTGCTGGCCGGGGTCCAGTCCCCGCCACCGCTGACGCAGTTGCGGCGGATGGTGGTGGCCGGCGAGCTGGTCCACCCGGAGGTGCCCGGGGCCTTCACCCGGCGCTACCGGGTGCCGCTGGGCACCATGTACGGGATGACCGAGGTCGGGGTCATCGCCACCGATCTGACCGGCCGTCACCATCCCTCGGTGGAGCCGGTGCACGGGATGCGACTGCGCGAGGCGGACGGCGAACTGCACATCCGGACCGCCGGTTCGCCCTACCTCGGCCTCACCGACCCGACCCGCTGGTCCGACGGCTGGCTGCACACCAGGGACGCCGGACGGCTGGACCCGGCCAACGGGCGGGCCACCGTGCTCGGCCGCCGCGACTCGCAGGTGTCGATCGGCGGGCTCAAGGTGGACCTCACCGAGGTCGAGCAGACCCTGGCCGCGCTGCCGGTGGTCCGCGAGGCCGTGGTGGTCTTCACCGAGGGCACCATCGAGGCGTTCCTGGCCACCGAGCCGGGCGCCGGCCCCGAGGCCGTGCACGACCTGGTCGCCGGGCAGCTGGCGGGCTACAAGCGGCCGCGCTCGTTGTCCTTCCTGCCCGCGCTGCCACGCACCGCCACCGGCAAGCTGCTCCGCGATCCGGCCGGACTCCGCGCCGCCGCGGCCGCGGCCGTCCACTGA
- the hppD gene encoding 4-hydroxyphenylpyruvate dioxygenase yields the protein MTIQGIAHIEYHCADADQAAADLVAGFGFGRDPEQPAATGGVHTVHLSQGSIRLRLSSAEAADHPVARFVQRHGDGVAVLALGCADPQSAVDRAVRHGARETEPGLVAGFGDVALRFVADPGPARADAPTGLLQAVDHAAICVPAGELAPAVRFCEAALGFHRIFGEYIEVGAQGMDSSVVQSASGQVTFTLLEPDTARQPGQIDTFLDSHEGTGVQHLAFRTPDIATAVRTFRAQGVEFLSTPGAYYELLAQRLGRTAIPVDTLRELDVLVDQDHGGQLFQIFTRSVHARRTFFLELIERQGAGTFGTANIKALYEAVERQNAIAAR from the coding sequence TTGACCATCCAGGGCATCGCCCATATCGAGTACCACTGCGCGGACGCCGACCAGGCCGCCGCCGACCTGGTCGCCGGTTTCGGCTTCGGCCGCGACCCGGAGCAGCCCGCCGCGACCGGGGGCGTCCACACCGTGCACCTGAGCCAGGGCTCGATCCGGCTGCGGCTCAGCTCCGCCGAGGCGGCCGACCACCCGGTGGCCCGCTTCGTCCAGCGGCACGGCGACGGCGTGGCGGTGCTCGCGCTCGGCTGCGCGGACCCGCAGTCCGCCGTGGACCGCGCCGTGCGGCACGGCGCCCGGGAGACCGAACCCGGCCTGGTCGCCGGTTTCGGCGACGTGGCGCTGCGCTTCGTGGCCGACCCGGGACCCGCCCGGGCGGACGCGCCGACGGGGCTGTTGCAGGCGGTGGACCATGCCGCGATCTGCGTCCCGGCCGGGGAGCTCGCACCCGCGGTGCGCTTCTGCGAGGCGGCTCTCGGCTTCCACCGGATCTTCGGCGAGTACATCGAGGTCGGCGCCCAGGGCATGGACTCCAGCGTGGTCCAGAGCGCCTCCGGCCAGGTCACCTTCACCCTGCTGGAGCCCGACACCGCGCGCCAGCCCGGCCAGATCGACACCTTCCTGGACTCGCACGAGGGCACCGGCGTCCAGCACCTGGCCTTCCGCACCCCCGACATCGCCACCGCCGTGCGGACCTTCCGCGCCCAGGGGGTGGAGTTCCTGAGCACGCCCGGCGCCTACTACGAGCTGCTGGCGCAGCGGCTGGGCCGGACCGCGATCCCGGTGGACACCCTGCGCGAACTCGACGTCCTGGTCGACCAGGACCACGGCGGCCAGCTGTTCCAGATCTTCACCCGCTCGGTGCACGCCCGGCGGACCTTCTTCCTGGAACTGATCGAGCGTCAGGGGGCGGGCACCTTCGGCACCGCCAACATCAAGGCCCTGTACGAGGCGGTCGAGCGGCAGAACGCCATCGCCGCCCGCTGA
- a CDS encoding class I adenylate-forming enzyme family protein, with protein sequence MSIRSIRALLADDPQVGAGNVLTSRIALGLGLDDPLLTFDTAVDGHPAWQPFTLRELDRAVRARAAALHALGVSRRDPVAVYTSDVSDNVLAFLALARLGAIPALVNPNLEGERAARYIQRLNATGVLADAAHRSALTGHDTGTPLLPEITGLGSADPDAAPAAYPHSAEDPIAITHSSGTTGMPKAVVHSHQSLYAAIRHRLALPRAQGTERMLSALPAPHAATLIAVNLALSSHAELALLSTQSGAALLDAAEHWQPGGVLGFASTWAELAHHDLTKRQLDSVAIWWNTGDCAHEAHIRRLVAVGSRATVRRGVRDRVPGSVFVDGLGSTEMGHSHFFISHSPETDRYGRCVGRPHTFVDCAVLDPDGAALGPGQVGELGTRSPTLALGYWNDSATTYRTRVRGYFLTGDLMYRDEEGYYYHVDRAVDSVDLGGGQRLFTAMSEERVLAACPDVVDCTVVAVRDGDRVVTDVLLRLRADADPEADRTKEVTAALEPATAATVRKVLVVDEATIPLGPTGKVRKVLLRQRHLDAMAAR encoded by the coding sequence GTGAGCATCCGCAGCATCCGAGCGCTACTGGCGGACGATCCCCAGGTCGGCGCCGGAAACGTACTGACCAGCAGAATCGCCCTGGGCCTCGGCCTGGACGACCCGCTGCTGACCTTCGACACCGCCGTGGACGGCCACCCCGCCTGGCAGCCGTTCACCCTGCGCGAGCTGGACCGCGCGGTCCGGGCCCGGGCGGCGGCGCTGCACGCCCTCGGCGTGTCCCGGCGCGACCCGGTCGCGGTCTACACCTCGGACGTGTCCGACAACGTCCTGGCGTTCCTCGCCCTGGCCCGGCTGGGGGCGATCCCGGCGCTGGTCAACCCGAACCTGGAGGGGGAGCGGGCGGCCCGCTACATCCAGCGGCTGAACGCCACCGGGGTACTCGCCGACGCCGCCCACCGGTCCGCGCTGACCGGCCACGACACCGGTACGCCGCTGCTGCCGGAGATCACCGGCCTGGGCTCCGCCGACCCGGACGCGGCACCCGCCGCCTACCCGCACTCGGCCGAGGACCCGATCGCGATCACCCACTCCTCCGGCACCACCGGCATGCCCAAGGCCGTGGTCCACTCGCACCAGAGCCTGTACGCGGCGATCCGGCACCGACTCGCCCTCCCCCGCGCCCAGGGCACCGAGCGGATGCTCAGCGCCCTGCCCGCGCCGCACGCGGCCACCCTGATCGCGGTCAACCTCGCGCTCAGCTCGCACGCCGAACTCGCCCTGCTGTCCACCCAGTCGGGGGCGGCCCTGCTGGACGCGGCCGAGCACTGGCAGCCCGGCGGGGTACTCGGATTCGCCTCCACCTGGGCCGAACTGGCGCACCATGACCTGACGAAGCGTCAACTCGACTCCGTGGCAATCTGGTGGAACACCGGCGACTGCGCGCACGAGGCGCACATCCGGCGGCTGGTGGCGGTCGGCTCCCGGGCCACCGTCCGCCGCGGCGTCCGCGACCGGGTGCCCGGTTCGGTGTTCGTGGACGGCCTCGGCTCGACCGAGATGGGCCACTCGCACTTCTTCATCAGCCACAGCCCGGAGACCGACCGCTACGGCCGCTGCGTGGGACGCCCGCACACCTTCGTCGACTGCGCGGTGCTCGATCCGGACGGCGCCGCGCTCGGCCCCGGCCAGGTCGGCGAGCTCGGCACCCGCTCCCCCACGCTGGCCCTCGGCTACTGGAACGACTCGGCCACCACCTACCGCACCCGGGTCCGCGGCTACTTCCTCACCGGCGACCTGATGTACCGGGACGAGGAGGGCTACTACTACCACGTCGACCGGGCGGTCGACTCGGTGGACCTCGGCGGCGGCCAGCGGCTGTTCACCGCCATGTCCGAGGAGCGGGTGCTGGCCGCCTGCCCGGACGTGGTGGACTGCACCGTGGTCGCGGTGCGCGACGGCGACCGGGTGGTGACCGACGTGCTGCTGCGGCTGCGCGCCGACGCGGACCCGGAGGCCGACCGCACCAAGGAGGTCACCGCCGCGCTGGAACCGGCCACCGCCGCCACCGTCCGGAAGGTACTGGTGGTGGACGAGGCGACGATCCCGCTCGGCCCCACCGGCAAGGTCCGCAAGGTGCTGCTGCGGCAGCGCCACCTCGACGCGATGGCCGCCCGGTGA
- a CDS encoding beta-ketoacyl synthase — protein MTGTTVPAARPVVTGLGVLSACGHGPGPLAEATARGRAVFDTVTRFDVTGRRVRRAALLPDAPPLAEAVLAAVGDACRQAALPGADDDGATPLLLALHSDLDTTGVAARIAEGARRQWGIPAVTRVYTGACVAAGTAVADAAALIASGRRERVLVAAGHLVGAGVYAAFDAGRALARDGEVRPFSAGRTGTLLGDAAVAVVLESRAGAERRGAPVLAEVSGWGRAGDAYHVCRPVPDGTGLARAISSALRRGGITPDQVGYVNANATGSPLADQAEANALRRVFGDHTDRLPVSSTKGVHGHALEASALLELAVTIAALHSGKLPVNAGWTDRDEDCRLDLVLDRPRPIRPRYALTVNSAFGGANTALLVAA, from the coding sequence ATGACCGGCACCACCGTCCCCGCCGCCCGGCCCGTGGTCACCGGACTCGGTGTCCTCTCCGCCTGCGGCCACGGCCCCGGACCGCTGGCCGAGGCCACCGCGCGCGGCAGGGCCGTGTTCGACACGGTCACCCGGTTCGACGTGACCGGACGCCGGGTGCGACGCGCGGCCCTGCTGCCGGACGCCCCGCCGCTGGCCGAGGCGGTGCTCGCCGCCGTCGGCGACGCCTGCCGCCAGGCCGCGCTGCCCGGGGCCGACGACGACGGCGCCACCCCGCTGCTGCTGGCCCTGCACAGCGACCTCGACACCACCGGGGTCGCCGCGCGGATCGCCGAGGGCGCGCGGCGGCAGTGGGGGATCCCCGCCGTCACCCGCGTGTACACCGGCGCCTGCGTCGCGGCCGGGACGGCCGTCGCCGACGCCGCCGCCCTGATCGCCTCGGGCCGCCGCGAGCGGGTCCTGGTGGCGGCCGGCCACCTGGTCGGGGCCGGGGTGTACGCGGCCTTCGACGCCGGGCGGGCACTCGCCCGCGACGGCGAGGTCAGGCCGTTCAGCGCCGGGCGCACCGGCACCCTGCTCGGCGACGCCGCCGTCGCGGTGGTGCTGGAGTCGCGGGCCGGGGCCGAACGGCGCGGCGCGCCGGTGCTGGCCGAGGTCAGCGGCTGGGGCCGGGCCGGGGACGCATACCACGTCTGCCGCCCGGTCCCGGACGGGACCGGACTGGCCCGGGCGATCAGCTCCGCGTTGCGGCGCGGCGGGATCACCCCGGACCAGGTCGGCTACGTCAACGCCAACGCCACCGGATCGCCACTCGCGGACCAGGCCGAGGCCAACGCCCTGCGCCGGGTGTTCGGCGACCACACCGACCGGCTCCCGGTGAGCTCCACCAAGGGCGTCCACGGCCACGCGCTGGAGGCGTCCGCCCTGCTCGAACTCGCCGTCACCATCGCGGCGTTGCACTCCGGAAAGCTACCCGTCAACGCCGGTTGGACCGACCGGGACGAGGACTGCCGCCTCGACCTGGTACTGGACCGGCCGCGCCCGATCCGCCCCCGCTACGCCCTCACCGTCAACTCCGCCTTCGGCGGCGCCAACACCGCTCTGCTGGTGGCGGCCTGA
- a CDS encoding phosphopantetheine-binding protein, with protein MQDRIREFVLAALTEMHYDVSEVTGDTDLGPAGLDLESLALADLSIQVEDEYGVKFDPDEMESTALMTLDEFTADVAARIAAAPAGSTA; from the coding sequence ATGCAGGACCGGATCCGCGAGTTCGTGCTCGCGGCACTCACCGAGATGCACTACGACGTCTCCGAGGTCACCGGCGACACCGACCTCGGTCCGGCCGGACTCGACCTCGAATCGCTGGCCCTGGCCGACCTGTCGATCCAGGTCGAGGACGAGTACGGGGTGAAGTTCGACCCCGACGAGATGGAGAGCACCGCGCTGATGACCCTGGACGAGTTCACCGCCGACGTGGCCGCCCGGATCGCCGCCGCCCCCGCCGGCAGCACCGCGTGA